Proteins from one Archocentrus centrarchus isolate MPI-CPG fArcCen1 chromosome 8, fArcCen1, whole genome shotgun sequence genomic window:
- the LOC115785278 gene encoding DELTA-stichotoxin-Hcr4b-like — protein MPNFKNVVSHVEGAATVLNAATSIGVQAAELLPTHRQCSIELKNGCSNYTLLNPSVHKPLPLVIDPSSTGSALFMKTPNTACGAVGVFTYDLRNKSTVESTEKLAVMFSVPYDFNLYSNWCAVGIFDKSKECNYDLYYQMYNKTDKAFTRGKAGPGLNYKKDQITIMALMTDSYEPVIEVEVRDA, from the exons ATGCCTAATTTCAAAAACGTTGTGAGCCATGTGGAAGGAGCAGCTACTGTATTAAATGCAGCAACTTCTATTGGTGTTCAAGCTGCTGAGCTCCTTCCAACACACCGTCAGTGCTCCATTGAGCTTAAAAATGGATGCTCTAACTACACACTGCTGAACCCCAG TGTACACAAGCCCTTGCCCCTTGTTATTGATCCATCTTCTACTGGAAGTGCGCTGTTTATGAAGACTCCCAACACTGCTTGTGGAGCTGTCGGCGTCTTCACTTATGACCTACGCAACAAATCTACAGTGGAGTCCACTGAGAAACTTGCTGTGATGTTCTCTGTGCCCTATGACTTCAACCTGTACTCAAACTGGTGTGCAGTGGGAATCTTTGACAAGAGCAAAGAATGTAATTATGATCTTTATTATCAGATgtacaacaaaacagacaaagcaTTCACCAGAGGTAAAGCTGGCCCCGGGCTCAATTataagaaagatcaaattaccATCATGGCATTGATGACAGACTCTTACGAGCCTGTTATCGAAGTTGAAGTGCGGGACGCTTAA